From a region of the Takifugu flavidus isolate HTHZ2018 chromosome 18, ASM371156v2, whole genome shotgun sequence genome:
- the nubp1 gene encoding cytosolic Fe-S cluster assembly factor nubp1 isoform X1: MCTGPGLCPRYMAEDCPGTTSDQAGKASSCAGCPNQKLCASGATKTPDPAIAEIGAKLSTVKHKILVLSGKGGVGKSTFSAHLAHALASDSTKEVALLDVDICGPSIPRMMGLEGEQVHQSGSGWSPVYVDDNLAVMSIGFLLSSPDDAVIWRGPKKNGMIKQFLRDVDWGELDYLIVDTPPGTSDEHLSIVQYLSSTHVDGAVIITTPQEVSLQDVRKEIRFCQKVKVPIIGVVENMSGFVCPSCKNTSQIFPPTSGGAERMCSDLSLPLLGKVPLDPRIARSCDEGKSFLQEVPESPAAKVYQNIVQSIQDYCSNRVIEEHSAT; encoded by the exons ATGTGCACAG GGCCTGGGCTATGTCCACGATACATGGctgaag ACTGTCCTGGTACCACCAGTGATCAAGCAGGAAAAGCTTCATCATGTGCAGGATGTCCCAACCAAAAGCTGTGTGCCTCTGGAGCTACCAAGACCCCTGACCCTG CTATAGCAGAGATCGGAGCAAAGCTGTCGACAGTCAAACACAAGATCCTCGTATTGTCTGGAAAAGGCGGAGTAGGAAAGAGCACCTTCAGTGCCCATCTGGCACATGCTCTGGCAAGTGACAGCACAAAGGAG GTGGCACTGTTGGATGTAGATATCTGTGGTCCATCCATTCCCAGAATGATGGGCTTGGAGGGTGAACAG GTGCACCAGAGCGGCTCCGGCTGGTCTCCTGTG tacGTGGATGACAACCTGGCAGTCATGTCTATTGGCTTCCTGCTTAGCAGCCCTGATGATGCTGTGATCTGGAGAGGCCCAAAGAAGAACG GGATGATCAAGCAGTTCTTGAGGGACGTCGACTGGGGAGAACTGGATTACCTCATCGTGGACACGCCCCCTGGCACATCAGATGAGCATTTATCAATTGTACAGTACCTGAGCTCCACCCATGTGGACGGCGCCGTCATCATCACCACGCCACAG GAGGTGTCATTGCAGGATGTGAGAAAGGAGATCCGTTTTTGTCAGAAGGTCAAGGTGCCAATCATTGGAGTGGTGGAGAACATGAGCGGCTTTGTCTGTCCTTCATGCAAG AATACCTCGCAGATCTTCCCTCCAACCAGCGGAGGTGCTGAGCGCATGTGTTCAGACTTAAGTCTACCTCTGCTGGGGAAAGTTCCTCTGGACCCGAGGATAGCGCGGAGCTGCGACGAGGGAAAGTCCTTCCTCCAAGAAGTACCCGAATCTCCTGCTGCCAAAGTCTACCAGAATATTGTGCAAA GTATTCAGGACTACTGTTCCAACCGAGTGATAGAAGAACACAGCGCCACCTGA
- the nubp1 gene encoding cytosolic Fe-S cluster assembly factor nubp1 isoform X2 produces MADVPDNAPEHCPGTTSDQAGKASSCAGCPNQKLCASGATKTPDPAIAEIGAKLSTVKHKILVLSGKGGVGKSTFSAHLAHALASDSTKEVALLDVDICGPSIPRMMGLEGEQVHQSGSGWSPVYVDDNLAVMSIGFLLSSPDDAVIWRGPKKNGMIKQFLRDVDWGELDYLIVDTPPGTSDEHLSIVQYLSSTHVDGAVIITTPQEVSLQDVRKEIRFCQKVKVPIIGVVENMSGFVCPSCKNTSQIFPPTSGGAERMCSDLSLPLLGKVPLDPRIARSCDEGKSFLQEVPESPAAKVYQNIVQSIQDYCSNRVIEEHSAT; encoded by the exons ATGGCAGACGTACCGGATAACGCACCAGAGC ACTGTCCTGGTACCACCAGTGATCAAGCAGGAAAAGCTTCATCATGTGCAGGATGTCCCAACCAAAAGCTGTGTGCCTCTGGAGCTACCAAGACCCCTGACCCTG CTATAGCAGAGATCGGAGCAAAGCTGTCGACAGTCAAACACAAGATCCTCGTATTGTCTGGAAAAGGCGGAGTAGGAAAGAGCACCTTCAGTGCCCATCTGGCACATGCTCTGGCAAGTGACAGCACAAAGGAG GTGGCACTGTTGGATGTAGATATCTGTGGTCCATCCATTCCCAGAATGATGGGCTTGGAGGGTGAACAG GTGCACCAGAGCGGCTCCGGCTGGTCTCCTGTG tacGTGGATGACAACCTGGCAGTCATGTCTATTGGCTTCCTGCTTAGCAGCCCTGATGATGCTGTGATCTGGAGAGGCCCAAAGAAGAACG GGATGATCAAGCAGTTCTTGAGGGACGTCGACTGGGGAGAACTGGATTACCTCATCGTGGACACGCCCCCTGGCACATCAGATGAGCATTTATCAATTGTACAGTACCTGAGCTCCACCCATGTGGACGGCGCCGTCATCATCACCACGCCACAG GAGGTGTCATTGCAGGATGTGAGAAAGGAGATCCGTTTTTGTCAGAAGGTCAAGGTGCCAATCATTGGAGTGGTGGAGAACATGAGCGGCTTTGTCTGTCCTTCATGCAAG AATACCTCGCAGATCTTCCCTCCAACCAGCGGAGGTGCTGAGCGCATGTGTTCAGACTTAAGTCTACCTCTGCTGGGGAAAGTTCCTCTGGACCCGAGGATAGCGCGGAGCTGCGACGAGGGAAAGTCCTTCCTCCAAGAAGTACCCGAATCTCCTGCTGCCAAAGTCTACCAGAATATTGTGCAAA GTATTCAGGACTACTGTTCCAACCGAGTGATAGAAGAACACAGCGCCACCTGA